The Lachnospiraceae bacterium KM106-2 nucleotide sequence GTCTCTTCCTTCAAAATAATCTTCCAGGTTATTCAAGGTTGTTTCTGCAATATTCGTCAACGCCTCCTTCGTTAAAAATGCTTGATGAGACGTGATCAATACATTCGGCATTGCAAGTAAAAGCGCTAGTATATCATCCTTGATGATAGAGTCCGAAAAATCAGTAAAGAATATTTCTGACTCTTCTTCGTACACATCAAGACCTGCCGCTCCAACTTTACCAGAGCGTATTCCATCTAAAAGATCCTCACTGTTGATCAATGCACCTCTTGATGTATTAATAATAAAGACTCCATCTTTCATCAGATTAAGCGAATCTTTATCGATCAAATGATAACTATCTTGTGTTAATGGACAATGAAGTGAGATAATATCTGATCTCTTACACAGTTCCTCAAAGCTAACATATTCAATGTTACTTTCTTTAGCTGGATAAGGATCATAAGCGATCATTGTAAATCCAAATCCACTGGCAACTTCCATAAAGGTCCGTCCAATCTTTCCAGTACCAACAATACCTAACGTTTTACCTTTCAGATCAAAGCCCGTTAGATTGTTTAAGCTAAAATTAAAGTCTCTCGTCCGATTGTAGGCGCGGTGCAATTTACGATTTAGTACGAGTAACATTCCCATTGCAAATTCTGCAACTGCATAAGGCGAATAGGCCGGTACCCTTACCACATGTATTTTTTCATATGCATATTTAAAATCAATATTGTTGTAACCAGCACAGCGCATAGCAATAATCTTTATACCATTCTCATAAAGGATCTCTAATGTCTTTTCATCTAATTTATCATTCACAAATGCACAGACTGCATCACAGCCTTTTGAAAGAATTGCTGTATCCTGACTTAATTTTGAATCGTGATAGACGATTTCAAACTTATGATCCTCATTTAATTGATCAAAAAAGAATTTATCATAAGGCTTTGCATCGTAAAAACTAATCTTTTTCATTCCTTTCACCCTTTTCCTCTATTTCATCAGTCTTATACGATGCTATTATTTACTATCATCCAAGAAATTACTCATTAGCTTACATCTGTATCACATTACTTTCACGATGATAAATATAAACTTGATTCGATAGGATCTCCTGTTTCGGTACCTGCGTCTGATTCACATCTCGCACCATCTGGATCAGATCTTCTTTTAAGAAACGTTCCAGCAGTGGAACTAAAATCACTTCATGAATACTCGATGGCAAAATGTAAAAATCACATTTGCATTCAATGGCAAATTGCTTGATCGCATTCTTATAAATCATAACCGTGGCTCCATTAATACCGATCGTATTACTCATAATATACATAGGGATTTCACTTTCACCATTCTTCACTTCATTGATCATCTCTTCCTTAGATTCATCTGTCATATCTCCTGCAAGCACTAACTCTTTCTTCAAAATATCCGCGATCACCTCACTCATTGGTTTGATCACAACCGGAAATCTTCTCTGCGTATTCTGGCTAGCCAAATGTAATAAGTCACTGGTTGTCACCTCCCATATCTGCATATGCTCATTGGTGATCCTGATCGTCCCAATTCCCTCCTCTTCTTGCTTTACAACACAATGGAATGTAATCGCCAGATCAAGGAATCGTATATGAGGCACCTCCTCTAACATTAGTCGATTCTCTTTATAGTTAACGAGTCGATAGATGATCTTATCTTTCATGTTATCCCAGGTATATGAGAAATCATCATATTCTATCCCTGGTTCCCCTACCGATTGCTGATATACATGGATAATTTCATCTGCAATGGAATCTAGCTCCTCTCCATTCAAGAAACGATCATAATAAGAATTCAAATAAATGTTAGGAGAAATGGTATCATCCTCCTTAAAAAACACGACTCCGTCTAACTCCACCGAATTGTTCTTAATAACATGGTTACGTTTAATTTCATACACTCCGTCCATTTTGACTCGAATGCACTCAGTCACATCCTCCAAAAAGTCGACATACTCCACTCGCAACAGCTCCTCTATTCTTTTTTCAAATAAACGAGTCTTAAATCCATCGTAATACCATCTTTGTCTTGGGAAATAAATTAGAATAATAGAATATTAGATCAAATTAGAATAAAGATAAGAATTCATACTTATATCAATAGATGAATCTAAAACGAACTTATTTGTTAGCTTTATTTTACCAGACTTTAAGCACTGAGGCAAAGGGTGATAATAGCCATCATCTCTTCTTTTCTTCCATCGATAAAGAGATCAGCACTTGACTTGGAAGATAAAAGGCCCACATTAAATGCGAACTCATTGTAACCAGCTCATTGATAAGTCCACTAGTTTCCACATAAGATCTTATATTATATAAACCGACATTCAGATCACATAGCAAAAACAAAACCATTCCCATTCCAAGAATACGGCTTTTCCGAATGGCAATTACTACATTGTGTACTAGAGATAAAAAGTAGACCACGGTGATCACCAGAAGAAAGTCGATTGGAATACGAACGAAATAGAATAAGCAGATCACACCAATAGCGGCAAGAATATTCTTGCAAAGCTCTATCCCAAACGCTTTTCCTGTATAAAATCGATATAGATATATGGATTGAACCATAATAAAGCAAAGCACACCTATCGTCTCATAATCATGAAGTAGCAAACAATAATCAGCTAACAGAGTTCCTGCCATACCAAGTCGAGCACAACATAATTCATGATGGTCACTCTGTACCCTCTTTATGGCTAAAAGATAAAAAAAGCACAGAAGAATTCCACTGTACTTGAGCCATTCTGATAGATCTGCCCGCTTGCCGGTTAGATCTAAGAATAAAAACAAGACATATATAATTCCTTCTGTGCATAAAAACATTCTTTTTAACATTTTTTTATTTTCTAGCTTGAATATAATCTTCTGCCTCTTCTTTTGGAATCGGCTTACTATACCAATATCCCTGTACTATATCGCAGCCCGCATTCGTTAAGAACGCTACTTGTTCCTCATTCTCAACACCTTCGGCAACTACAACAAGTCCAAGTGCCTGGGCAAGTCCGATAATTGCAGCGATGATCTTCTGATCGCTAGCATCCTCCATTAACGAATATAGAAAACTCTTATCTATCTTTAAATTATTAACCGGTAATAACTTCAAAAACTTCATCGATGTATAACCAATTCCGAAATCATCCAGTGAAACTTGGATACCCATATCGCGAATTTTCTGAATCGTATTTACCGCAAAATCAATGTCTCTTAATGCAATTGCCTCCGTTACCTCAAT carries:
- a CDS encoding D-lactate dehydrogenase, with translation MKGMKKISFYDAKPYDKFFFDQLNEDHKFEIVYHDSKLSQDTAILSKGCDAVCAFVNDKLDEKTLEILYENGIKIIAMRCAGYNNIDFKYAYEKIHVVRVPAYSPYAVAEFAMGMLLVLNRKLHRAYNRTRDFNFSLNNLTGFDLKGKTLGIVGTGKIGRTFMEVASGFGFTMIAYDPYPAKESNIEYVSFEELCKRSDIISLHCPLTQDSYHLIDKDSLNLMKDGVFIINTSRGALINSEDLLDGIRSGKVGAAGLDVYEEESEIFFTDFSDSIIKDDILALLLAMPNVLITSHQAFLTKEALTNIAETTLNNLEDYFEGRDLTNEVCYHCSKEFVNCQRKLKKPCF